A region from the Colwellia sp. PAMC 21821 genome encodes:
- the nosP gene encoding nitric oxide-sensing protein NosP, which translates to MHEIKTITAVSKATDPAIASQELYQQLNKANISFVLFYCSSTYSLYTLAQNMERTFTDIDIVGCTTAGEVTNQGYEQHSIVAIGFSSQYFAICATLIESMEKFDTITAQSTINELVENCQSKELTEIKNNSFLLTLLDGLSSSEEQFLVTLNSAARAIPHFGGSAGDDINLTKTHVYYHGNFYRNAAIVIMVNTILPFEVFTCHHIKRPIEKLVVTDADAANRTVYELNAEPAALEYAKLLNVDLKDLSPEVFSLNPLAVKVGGDYYIRSIQKVNETDLSLTFYCAVDVGIVLTAVEMGDIFSPVTDKLGEISKRYGAPELVLTCDCFLRRLEIEQKGLEARVKTLNAQYNIVGFNTYGEHTNGIHLNQTFTGVYIAGGLDE; encoded by the coding sequence ATGCATGAAATAAAAACAATTACGGCAGTTAGTAAAGCTACCGACCCTGCCATTGCAAGCCAAGAGCTTTATCAACAATTAAATAAAGCTAACATCAGTTTCGTGCTGTTTTATTGTTCTTCAACTTATTCGCTATACACCCTAGCACAAAATATGGAGCGCACCTTTACCGATATCGATATTGTTGGCTGTACTACCGCGGGCGAAGTCACGAACCAAGGTTACGAGCAGCATTCTATAGTCGCTATTGGTTTTTCTAGCCAATACTTTGCAATTTGCGCTACATTGATTGAGTCGATGGAAAAGTTCGACACGATTACTGCCCAGTCAACCATTAATGAGTTAGTAGAAAACTGCCAATCTAAAGAATTAACAGAGATAAAAAACAACAGTTTCTTACTCACTTTACTCGATGGTCTTTCTTCTAGCGAAGAACAGTTTTTAGTCACCCTAAACTCTGCAGCCAGAGCCATTCCTCACTTTGGTGGCTCTGCAGGCGACGATATAAATTTAACTAAAACCCATGTTTATTATCATGGCAATTTTTATCGAAATGCTGCCATTGTTATTATGGTTAACACCATTTTGCCATTTGAAGTTTTTACCTGTCATCACATAAAGCGCCCAATAGAAAAACTCGTGGTTACCGATGCTGACGCGGCCAACAGAACGGTGTACGAATTAAACGCCGAGCCCGCAGCATTAGAGTATGCAAAATTACTTAATGTTGACCTAAAAGATTTAAGCCCAGAAGTATTTTCGCTTAACCCATTAGCCGTTAAAGTGGGTGGTGACTACTATATTCGCTCTATTCAAAAAGTGAATGAAACCGACTTAAGCCTAACGTTTTACTGCGCAGTAGATGTTGGCATTGTGCTAACAGCAGTAGAAATGGGTGACATATTTTCCCCGGTAACAGACAAACTCGGTGAAATTTCAAAACGTTATGGTGCCCCTGAATTAGTACTTACCTGTGATTGCTTTTTAAGACGATTAGAAATCGAGCAAAAAGGCCTAGAAGCACGTGTAAAAACCTTAAATGCGCAATACAACATTGTTGGTTTTAATACCTATGGCGAGCACACTAATGGCATTCACTTAAATCAGACTTTTACCGGCGTTTATATCGCTGGAGGCTTAGATGAGTGA
- a CDS encoding PAS domain-containing hybrid sensor histidine kinase/response regulator, with protein sequence MSEQALKDELAELKHQNSKLKKINNALMQRVEDSGENQYAPYTAFEHSVHLAEQVREKTQTLNETLAKLESTNRALKQASDKANLFKQRFIDAIESISEAFVLLDGDGRIILQNSNFASFWSDSGLPIVEGANLKDLKELAKTRGIIRRASPGDNFASPVYQLSDDRWFQLNEHRTSEGGWVMLYTDITAIKNAESARYERGMAQKSLLLQNLIDNLSQGVVLISSQNKIEVWNMRFAQISQLSPNLLRSMPNTANVQNLTELDLAPKSSTDNYYYTQTLMNGTVLEIRDHRLNNGKIIKTYSDITERHRYAESLRKSESWLRLITDNVPAMIAYIGEDLKYQFTNQVYVDWYGLPQGGLNGLELEQSRVHSNFTELKSYVNRALKGESVSFSMEEKNKKGEPCYLLKSYVPNRDSKGHVLGFFVLIRDITARRKDALALQKAHDELEVRVQERTEQLQGLNDKLIVEVAERSQAQSNLHKAKSEAEFANSTKTKFLAAVSHDLLQPLNAAQLFTSSLMEKTLETHTKKLLGSVSNSLDDLENLICTLVDISKLDAGVVKADKSSFKLSELLNNLASEYQQTSDQFNVKLGYVSSDLVVNSDSVLLARILRNFLSNAFRYAGNGKVLLGCRRQGDHVSIEVWDNGMGIAQDQLQEIFKEFKRLKSSQSAFRNGLGLGLAIVDKISKVLEQPIMVSSTLGKGSVFSVKVPLGRISELPQSIDPQNFIMDNTVLAKRKIWIVDNDATVCEGMAELLGGWDFIVTTATSLKHLQQQVDIAADHADILIVDYHLDDGVNGLDVANEINNLRDDVLPVIMITANYSKELKNEVKANDVLLLNKPVKPMKLKTSMLYLLK encoded by the coding sequence ATGAGTGAACAAGCATTAAAAGACGAACTAGCAGAATTAAAACATCAAAATTCCAAGTTAAAAAAAATTAACAATGCCTTAATGCAACGTGTTGAAGACAGTGGCGAAAACCAATATGCGCCCTACACTGCCTTCGAACATTCGGTTCATTTAGCCGAACAAGTGAGAGAAAAAACCCAGACATTAAATGAAACTCTGGCAAAACTTGAATCGACCAATCGCGCGCTTAAACAGGCAAGTGATAAAGCGAACCTATTTAAACAGCGTTTTATTGATGCCATTGAAAGCATTTCAGAAGCCTTTGTTTTACTCGATGGCGATGGCAGAATTATTCTTCAAAACAGTAATTTCGCCAGTTTTTGGAGCGACTCTGGCTTACCAATTGTTGAAGGCGCGAACCTTAAAGACTTAAAAGAGTTAGCAAAAACTCGCGGTATTATTCGCCGAGCATCACCAGGTGATAATTTTGCCAGCCCAGTTTATCAACTGTCAGATGATCGATGGTTTCAATTAAACGAGCATCGCACCAGCGAAGGCGGCTGGGTAATGCTTTATACCGATATAACCGCCATAAAAAATGCCGAAAGTGCCCGTTACGAGCGCGGTATGGCGCAAAAGTCGCTGTTACTACAAAACTTAATTGATAACCTTTCGCAAGGTGTTGTGTTGATCAGCAGCCAAAACAAAATTGAAGTGTGGAACATGCGATTTGCTCAAATAAGCCAGTTGTCGCCTAACCTTTTGCGCTCTATGCCCAATACCGCCAACGTGCAAAATTTAACCGAGCTTGATCTAGCGCCCAAATCTAGCACCGATAATTATTATTACACTCAAACGCTGATGAACGGCACGGTATTAGAAATACGCGATCATCGACTGAATAACGGCAAAATAATTAAAACTTACAGCGATATTACTGAACGCCATCGTTATGCAGAATCATTAAGAAAAAGTGAAAGTTGGCTGCGATTAATTACCGATAACGTGCCCGCTATGATCGCCTACATAGGTGAAGATCTAAAATATCAGTTTACTAATCAGGTGTATGTTGATTGGTACGGTTTGCCACAAGGCGGACTTAATGGTTTGGAATTAGAACAAAGTCGTGTGCATTCAAATTTCACCGAATTAAAGTCTTATGTTAATCGCGCCTTAAAAGGTGAAAGTGTCAGCTTTTCAATGGAAGAAAAAAACAAAAAAGGTGAGCCCTGCTATCTTTTAAAATCTTATGTACCTAATCGCGACAGTAAGGGGCATGTTCTTGGGTTTTTCGTGCTTATTCGCGACATTACCGCACGAAGAAAAGATGCCCTAGCGCTACAAAAAGCGCATGACGAACTTGAAGTAAGAGTGCAAGAAAGAACCGAGCAGTTACAAGGGTTAAACGACAAACTTATTGTAGAAGTAGCAGAGCGAAGCCAAGCACAAAGTAACTTACATAAAGCCAAAAGCGAAGCCGAGTTTGCCAACAGTACCAAAACTAAATTTTTAGCCGCGGTAAGCCATGATTTACTGCAACCATTAAATGCCGCACAGCTATTTACCAGCTCATTGATGGAAAAAACGTTAGAAACCCATACCAAAAAATTACTGGGCTCTGTGTCTAATTCATTGGACGATTTAGAGAATTTAATTTGCACATTGGTAGATATTTCTAAACTAGATGCGGGTGTTGTAAAAGCCGATAAAAGCTCATTTAAATTGTCAGAATTACTCAATAACCTCGCCAGTGAATACCAACAAACCAGTGACCAATTCAATGTAAAATTAGGCTATGTAAGTAGCGATTTAGTGGTAAATTCTGACAGTGTATTATTAGCGCGCATACTACGTAACTTTCTTTCTAACGCTTTTAGATATGCAGGCAATGGCAAGGTATTACTGGGTTGTAGACGACAAGGTGACCATGTATCAATTGAAGTATGGGACAACGGTATGGGTATCGCCCAAGACCAACTTCAAGAAATTTTCAAAGAGTTTAAACGCCTTAAATCTTCTCAATCAGCATTTAGAAATGGCCTAGGTTTAGGACTTGCCATTGTGGATAAAATTTCAAAAGTATTAGAGCAACCTATTATGGTTAGCTCTACCTTAGGAAAAGGCTCGGTATTTTCGGTAAAAGTGCCATTAGGCAGAATAAGCGAGTTACCTCAGTCCATTGACCCACAAAATTTCATCATGGACAACACAGTTTTAGCTAAACGTAAAATTTGGATTGTCGATAACGATGCCACCGTATGTGAAGGTATGGCTGAACTATTAGGTGGCTGGGACTTTATAGTAACCACCGCAACAAGCCTTAAGCATTTACAGCAACAAGTTGATATTGCAGCTGATCATGCGGATATATTAATTGTTGATTACCATCTTGATGACGGCGTAAATGGTTTAGACGTTGCTAATGAAATTAATAACTTACGCGATGATGTACTACCGGTCATTATGATCACAGCCAACTACAGTAAAGAGTTAAAGAACGAGGTAAAAGCCAACGATGTTTTATTGCTAAACAAGCCAGTTAAACCGATGAAGTTAAAAACGTCGATGCTTTACTTATTAAAATAA
- a CDS encoding CHRD domain-containing protein gives MKITRNLRLLLCAFTFGIATISSSSQASLIILTADLNGAQANAGIGTGSLGSGIANMLFDDVSNEFSWDISWSGLISNALAAHFHGPALLNQNSGVQVFIDHTINPTSGSALISAVQATDLLAGLWYINIHTAQFGGGEIRGQVIRGQVASVPAPATMSLLLLSMIGIFFSRKKHSKL, from the coding sequence ATGAAAATTACAAGAAATCTTCGCCTACTGCTTTGTGCATTTACCTTTGGGATAGCCACAATTTCATCGTCCAGCCAAGCTTCTCTTATTATACTAACTGCTGACCTTAACGGCGCGCAAGCTAATGCTGGGATTGGTACTGGAAGTTTGGGTTCTGGTATCGCAAACATGCTCTTTGATGACGTGAGTAATGAGTTTTCTTGGGATATAAGCTGGTCTGGGCTAATTAGTAATGCTTTAGCTGCACACTTTCATGGTCCAGCTTTACTAAACCAAAATTCAGGAGTTCAAGTATTTATAGATCATACTATTAATCCAACATCTGGCAGCGCTCTGATTAGTGCAGTTCAAGCAACAGATCTACTAGCTGGATTATGGTACATCAATATCCATACAGCCCAGTTTGGCGGTGGTGAAATTCGAGGTCAAGTAATCCGAGGGCAAGTAGCTAGTGTACCTGCACCTGCAACAATGTCTCTCTTGCTACTTTCGATGATTGGTATATTCTTTTCTCGTAAAAAACACTCTAAACTTTAA
- a CDS encoding insulinase family protein: MSLAAPLIDKVYRHENGLKHVNIVNSEGFSALFVVNTPIFDNSGVAHGVEHSVFRRSFAFPQPETLFQLTALTDAKINASTFAQSTYFHCQSQCLDTFDLSIQYLLNGLFSPVFDKDDLGCEVYDGHEKGVIYRELIGIEQADKESEIQSATEVDVKTDVKSAVKNRAKSTVESAVISASSETKEEFNYGGVSSTIGNLTLNDLTAFHQRFYQASNMTLVTANADVEKISALISLLPVPTTKKPTNKKQTNQKLTNQGQKQQASTKQEPPKQEPPKQEPALKVENKPERKPEINEAANNDETVQHQAKYSPAINALINAYHVSLQASKHQNITSYTEVNCSSNANNASNANILKNNTAALADTLKCGLIAPLALLSKKFVKTANNARTADINSEAIATTAKQTLLPKLFSKLCEQAKAQLTSEQLSKAELSDHARVSKERVSKQQSVQAARVCDQNNVLWLTKIIATEQVIANITSYIVSAYPAFLARRCQGFCYATQALIIENSAYFAIYSAFDVDPDARLKEIPKCLLSLSQDKHFINASLALAKTKYCRVQQINCSKVEHLTAEDISNYLKALTDYSDSE, from the coding sequence ATGAGCTTAGCTGCACCGTTGATAGACAAAGTATATCGCCATGAAAATGGTTTAAAACATGTCAATATTGTCAATAGTGAGGGCTTTAGCGCATTGTTTGTTGTTAACACCCCTATATTTGATAATAGCGGGGTTGCGCATGGCGTTGAACATAGTGTTTTTCGTCGCAGCTTTGCTTTTCCTCAGCCTGAAACGTTATTTCAACTAACCGCACTCACCGATGCAAAAATTAATGCCTCAACGTTTGCACAAAGCACTTATTTTCATTGCCAAAGCCAGTGTCTTGATACCTTTGATTTAAGTATTCAATATTTATTAAATGGTTTGTTTTCGCCAGTATTCGATAAAGATGATTTAGGCTGTGAAGTTTATGACGGGCATGAAAAAGGTGTTATCTATCGAGAACTTATTGGCATAGAGCAAGCCGATAAAGAAAGTGAAATACAAAGTGCAACAGAAGTTGATGTTAAAACCGATGTAAAAAGTGCGGTTAAAAATAGGGCTAAAAGTACGGTTGAAAGTGCTGTTATAAGTGCAAGCAGCGAGACAAAAGAAGAGTTTAACTATGGTGGCGTTAGCAGCACTATTGGCAACTTAACCCTAAATGATTTAACGGCTTTTCATCAACGCTTTTATCAAGCAAGTAATATGACTTTAGTTACCGCTAATGCCGATGTTGAAAAAATTTCAGCGTTAATTTCGCTCTTACCTGTGCCAACTACAAAAAAGCCAACTAACAAAAAGCAAACTAACCAAAAGCTAACGAATCAAGGGCAAAAACAGCAAGCGTCAACTAAGCAAGAACCACCTAAGCAAGAACCACCTAAGCAAGAACCAGCATTAAAGGTCGAGAATAAACCTGAGCGTAAACCTGAGATAAATGAAGCGGCTAACAATGATGAAACTGTTCAACATCAAGCAAAGTATTCTCCAGCAATAAACGCACTGATTAATGCCTACCATGTTAGTTTGCAAGCATCTAAGCATCAAAACATAACTAGCTACACAGAAGTTAACTGTTCAAGCAATGCAAACAATGCAAGCAATGCAAATATATTAAAAAATAATACTGCGGCGCTAGCAGATACACTTAAATGCGGCTTAATTGCGCCTTTAGCATTATTATCTAAAAAGTTTGTAAAAACGGCTAATAACGCACGAACAGCTGATATAAATAGTGAGGCAATAGCAACAACTGCCAAACAGACGTTACTACCAAAATTGTTCAGCAAGCTTTGCGAACAAGCAAAAGCTCAGCTAACTTCTGAGCAGTTATCCAAAGCTGAACTAAGTGACCATGCACGGGTTAGTAAAGAGCGGGTTAGTAAACAGCAGAGCGTTCAGGCGGCTAGGGTGTGTGATCAAAACAACGTCTTATGGCTAACAAAAATTATCGCCACTGAACAAGTCATCGCCAATATTACCAGCTATATCGTTAGCGCCTACCCAGCGTTTTTAGCACGTCGTTGCCAAGGTTTTTGTTATGCAACGCAAGCGTTAATAATTGAAAATTCGGCTTATTTCGCTATTTATAGTGCTTTCGATGTTGACCCTGATGCACGATTAAAAGAAATACCAAAGTGCTTATTGAGTTTAAGCCAAGATAAGCACTTTATTAACGCTAGCCTAGCGCTAGCTAAAACAAAATACTGCCGAGTTCAGCAAATAAACTGCAGTAAAGTTGAGCATTTAACCGCAGAAGATATATCGAACTACTTGAAAGCTCTCACTGATTATTCAGACTCTGAATAA
- the pqqE gene encoding pyrroloquinoline quinone biosynthesis protein PqqE: MLTESVSTVGPPLWLLAELTYDCPLHCPYCSNPTQLTETKDELTTEQWCQVFTEARDMGAVQLGFSGGEPLIRKDLEVLVKHSRDLGFYTNLITSGIGLTEKRIAKLKVAGLDHIQISFQGADPEVNDAIAGKGNAYKQKFKMAKSVKAQGYPMVLNFVISKQNISQIAEVMRLSCELEADYVELATAQYYGWAYQNRDHLLPTQAELVEAERIVNEFRDKQQGKGPHFIFVTPDYFETRPKACMNGWGTTFLTVTPDGSALPCHSAKMLPLTFPNVKDKSIADIWQQDFSFEYFRGDDWMPQPCKGCDEKEKDFGGCRCQAFMMTGDMHKTDPVCSKSEDHHLIQQAIAEATKPSKAIVERINQSTAMKHAKNAELNIVTVKI, from the coding sequence ATGCTAACTGAAAGCGTTTCAACAGTTGGCCCACCACTATGGTTGCTTGCCGAGTTAACTTACGACTGCCCATTACATTGCCCTTATTGTTCAAATCCCACACAGTTAACTGAAACCAAAGATGAGCTAACCACCGAGCAATGGTGCCAAGTATTTACCGAGGCCCGAGACATGGGCGCGGTGCAGCTAGGTTTTTCAGGTGGCGAACCGCTAATACGAAAAGACTTAGAAGTATTGGTAAAACATTCTAGAGATTTAGGTTTTTATACGAACTTAATTACCTCGGGTATTGGCTTAACTGAAAAACGCATTGCGAAGTTAAAAGTAGCGGGCTTAGACCATATTCAAATAAGTTTTCAGGGGGCTGACCCAGAAGTTAACGATGCTATTGCCGGTAAAGGTAACGCCTACAAGCAAAAATTTAAAATGGCTAAATCGGTTAAAGCGCAAGGTTATCCTATGGTGCTTAACTTTGTTATTTCAAAACAAAATATCAGTCAAATTGCTGAAGTTATGCGTTTAAGTTGTGAGTTAGAGGCTGATTATGTTGAGTTAGCCACTGCGCAATATTACGGTTGGGCGTATCAAAACCGTGATCATTTACTCCCTACGCAAGCCGAATTGGTTGAAGCTGAGCGTATTGTTAACGAATTTAGAGATAAACAACAAGGTAAAGGGCCGCATTTTATTTTTGTTACGCCTGACTACTTTGAAACCCGTCCAAAAGCCTGCATGAATGGCTGGGGCACTACTTTTTTAACGGTTACGCCTGATGGTTCAGCGCTGCCTTGTCATAGCGCAAAAATGTTACCACTGACTTTCCCCAACGTTAAAGACAAGTCGATTGCCGATATATGGCAGCAAGACTTCTCATTTGAATACTTTCGTGGCGACGACTGGATGCCACAGCCTTGCAAAGGTTGTGATGAGAAAGAAAAAGACTTCGGCGGCTGTCGTTGTCAGGCCTTTATGATGACGGGCGATATGCACAAAACCGACCCGGTTTGCAGTAAGTCTGAAGATCACCATTTAATTCAGCAGGCAATAGCAGAGGCAACTAAGCCCTCTAAAGCTATTGTTGAGCGCATTAACCAAAGTACGGCAATGAAACATGCTAAAAATGCTGAGTTAAACATTGTTACTGTGAAAATATGA
- the pqqD gene encoding pyrroloquinoline quinone biosynthesis peptide chaperone PqqD yields the protein MSTAALASNKVPVLNTMFRFQWEKAQNCFVLLFPEGMVKLNAGAGEIMQLVDGKKSVKEITDTLNDKFPDAGDLSADVNEFISTAIEKKWLYYE from the coding sequence GTGAGTACAGCAGCATTAGCATCTAACAAAGTCCCCGTACTTAATACCATGTTTCGTTTTCAGTGGGAAAAAGCACAAAACTGTTTTGTGCTATTGTTTCCTGAAGGTATGGTTAAACTTAACGCTGGTGCTGGCGAGATTATGCAGCTAGTTGACGGTAAAAAAAGCGTTAAAGAAATTACTGATACCCTGAATGACAAATTCCCTGATGCTGGCGACTTATCCGCTGATGTGAATGAGTTTATTAGTACAGCGATTGAAAAAAAGTGGCTATATTATGAATGA